A region of Nostoc sp. 'Peltigera membranacea cyanobiont' N6 DNA encodes the following proteins:
- a CDS encoding DNA methyltransferase has product MSFDRETLNALARMVAACRRRLTEDVENQLQQTFGLYLDGTILPLSQLTHLTEEQKVAAQALRELLNHFKASDPQKSYQSAYNRTILEISFTILNRLAALRLCEERNLVIECVRKGMESDGFRLFERLANGSLGSRYETYRVFVESMFDELAVDLGVLFDRTTPQSTIFPSDRVLTDVFDLLNDATLRPIWTEDETIGWIYQYFNPPEERRAMREASQAPRNSRELAVRNQFFTPRYVVEFLTENTLGRLWYEMRQGDTRLKDECQYFVQNSEQFSVRNRKDPRDIKGLDPASGSGHFLLYAYDLFEVIYQEAWDDENSPPSEVTGRKLQEDYPALEELNRQLPTLILKYNLHGIDIDARACQIAALALWLRAQRSYQSIKIKLAERPPIQKINIVCAEPMPGEEELLVEFITELNQKRPPIIGELVRKVFEKMNLAGETGALLKIEEEIRDEITLAKTQWLSESSPEQPTLFSLQEY; this is encoded by the coding sequence ATGAGCTTTGATCGAGAAACCCTCAACGCCTTGGCCAGAATGGTTGCAGCTTGTCGCCGACGGCTGACGGAAGATGTAGAAAATCAACTTCAGCAGACTTTTGGGTTGTATCTAGATGGCACAATTCTGCCGTTATCCCAATTGACGCATTTGACAGAGGAGCAAAAGGTTGCAGCGCAAGCATTACGTGAACTGCTAAACCACTTCAAAGCCAGCGATCCACAAAAAAGCTATCAATCTGCTTACAATCGCACAATTCTGGAAATCTCCTTTACCATCCTCAATCGTTTGGCAGCTTTGCGCTTGTGTGAGGAGCGGAATTTAGTAATTGAATGCGTCCGCAAAGGAATGGAATCTGACGGGTTTCGCTTGTTTGAAAGACTTGCTAATGGCAGTTTGGGGAGTCGTTACGAAACGTATCGGGTGTTTGTCGAGTCGATGTTTGACGAGTTGGCGGTGGATTTGGGAGTACTATTTGACCGCACTACTCCCCAGTCAACGATTTTTCCGAGCGATCGCGTCCTAACAGATGTCTTCGACTTGCTCAATGATGCCACACTGCGACCCATCTGGACTGAAGATGAAACAATAGGCTGGATTTACCAATACTTCAACCCACCTGAAGAACGGCGAGCAATGCGGGAAGCATCCCAAGCGCCTCGTAACAGTCGGGAATTAGCTGTCCGCAACCAGTTTTTTACCCCACGTTATGTAGTCGAGTTTCTTACAGAAAATACCCTTGGTCGCCTTTGGTATGAGATGCGCCAAGGAGACACTCGCCTCAAAGATGAATGCCAGTATTTTGTCCAAAATTCTGAGCAATTCTCAGTTAGAAATCGTAAAGATCCTCGTGATATCAAAGGGCTAGATCCGGCAAGTGGTAGCGGTCATTTTCTACTTTACGCTTATGACTTATTTGAAGTCATTTATCAGGAAGCATGGGACGATGAAAATTCACCACCCTCAGAAGTTACGGGTAGAAAACTGCAAGAAGATTACCCAGCTTTAGAAGAATTGAACAGACAGTTACCTACATTAATTCTTAAGTACAATTTGCATGGCATAGATATTGATGCCCGTGCTTGTCAAATTGCCGCTCTTGCTTTGTGGCTACGCGCTCAACGTTCTTACCAATCTATAAAGATTAAACTAGCTGAACGTCCACCTATACAAAAAATCAATATTGTTTGCGCTGAACCCATGCCTGGGGAAGAAGAATTACTCGTAGAATTTATCACTGAATTGAATCAGAAACGCCCGCCAATTATTGGTGAATTGGTGAGAAAAGTTTTTGAAAAGATGAATTTGGCAGGGGAAACTGGAGCATTACTCAAAATTGAAGAAGAAATTCGTGATGAAATCACGCTAGCTAAAACCCAATGGCTATCTGAATCTAGCCCCGAACAACCTACCCTGTTTTCATTACAAGAATATTAA
- a CDS encoding Eco57I restriction-modification methylase domain-containing protein: MEELQNYANRATTGQVFQRQLFSDDAVQGFAFVDICRKQFDFIVMNPPFGEVSIPSKQYIEEVYGDTKGNVYQTFVECFQDRLVPGGFLGIISSRTGFFLAQSSDWRERILLRLYRPLLLADLGSGVLEAMVETAAYVLRSITEEEDRNLTLNIVPKLLEIPLDRQKCFSIAKYQKYRGGLKRHQATQELKRLCETHYISLIIGHFIRYKVNIIKVQKSEVPSYLPYPNLICFRLLEEGDKEGALIDIGLLFDF; the protein is encoded by the coding sequence ATAGAAGAACTTCAGAACTATGCCAACCGAGCGACTACAGGACAAGTTTTCCAGCGTCAGCTATTTTCGGACGATGCAGTACAGGGATTTGCCTTTGTGGATATCTGCCGCAAGCAATTTGATTTTATCGTAATGAATCCTCCATTTGGTGAAGTAAGTATTCCTTCAAAACAATATATCGAAGAAGTTTATGGAGATACCAAAGGTAATGTTTATCAAACTTTTGTAGAATGTTTCCAAGATAGGCTAGTGCCGGGGGGATTTTTAGGGATTATTTCTAGTAGAACAGGCTTTTTCTTAGCACAATCAAGCGATTGGCGTGAAAGAATATTACTGCGTTTGTATCGTCCTTTATTGTTAGCTGATTTAGGTTCTGGTGTTTTAGAAGCAATGGTAGAAACAGCAGCCTACGTTTTACGCAGTATTACAGAAGAAGAAGACAGAAATTTAACTTTAAATATTGTCCCTAAGCTACTAGAAATTCCTCTAGATAGACAGAAATGTTTTAGTATTGCCAAATATCAGAAATATCGGGGCGGATTAAAGCGACATCAGGCTACTCAGGAATTAAAAAGACTGTGCGAAACTCATTATATATCATTAATAATAGGTCATTTTATTCGCTACAAAGTTAATATTATTAAAGTTCAAAAGTCTGAAGTTCCTAGTTATTTACCATATCCAAATTTAATTTGTTTTCGTCTGTTGGAAGAAGGAGATAAAGAAGGTGCATTGATAGATATAGGACTCCTATTTGATTTTTGA
- a CDS encoding IS630 family transposase (programmed frameshift) has product MINQHLQTATLPGGVATAIAELQDFIAACRDAREARKALAVKLVYQDYLYEEIQAILDVSLGSITGWKQAYEEDGINGLCLNYKGRKSYLSTQQQEEVLSWLQTKNCWELGELEYKLAFEYDVIYESKQSYYDLFDAAGISWKKTTKLNPKADENAVAGKKKEIATLLANHREEIETGLLRVLLLDECHLLWGDLSGYVWGKTDQEIAVPVVNERDKQTYYGAVDYLERELLLKAYDSGNSKNTIDYLQYLLAHSPNQRLLILWDGASYHRSNEVRGFLDEVNLGLPAEQWKIHCVRFAPNCPEQNPIEDIWLQAKTWVRRFCALIPKFSHLKWMFEWFIRHTTFDFPTLQMYGVFSKIK; this is encoded by the exons ATGATAAATCAGCATCTACAAACGGCAACACTACCTGGAGGAGTGGCAACTGCGATCGCTGAGTTACAAGATTTTATAGCAGCTTGTCGTGATGCCCGTGAGGCAAGAAAAGCTTTGGCAGTCAAATTGGTTTACCAAGATTACTTGTACGAAGAAATCCAAGCTATTTTAGATGTGTCTCTAGGCTCGATAACAGGCTGGAAACAAGCCTATGAGGAAGATGGAATTAATGGACTGTGCTTGAACTACAAAGGGAGAAAGAGCTACCTGAGTACTCAACAGCAAGAAGAAGTATTGAGTTGGCTGCAAACTAAAAACTGCTGGGAGCTAGGTGAACTAGAGTACAAATTAGCTTTTGAGTACGACGTAATTTATGAATCAAAGCAAAGTTACTACGACCTGTTTGATGCAGCAGGAATTAGCTGGAAGAAAACCACAAAATTAAATCCCAAAGCCGACGAGAATGCTGTCGCAG GCAAAAAAAAAGAGATTGCAACACTGCTGGCAAACCACCGAGAGGAAATTGAAACAGGCTTATTGAGAGTGTTGCTGCTTGATGAATGCCATTTGCTATGGGGAGATTTAAGTGGATATGTTTGGGGGAAAACTGACCAAGAAATAGCAGTTCCAGTTGTGAACGAACGAGATAAACAGACATACTATGGAGCAGTTGACTATCTCGAACGAGAATTGCTACTAAAAGCCTACGATAGCGGAAATTCTAAAAATACTATTGATTACCTACAGTATTTGCTAGCTCACTCCCCCAACCAGCGATTGCTAATTTTGTGGGATGGCGCTAGTTATCACCGTTCCAACGAAGTTCGAGGCTTCTTAGATGAGGTAAATCTTGGTCTACCAGCCGAGCAATGGAAAATACACTGCGTTCGCTTTGCTCCTAATTGTCCAGAACAAAACCCTATCGAGGATATTTGGTTGCAAGCTAAAACATGGGTTCGACGTTTCTGTGCCTTGATCCCAAAATTCTCGCATTTGAAGTGGATGTTTGAGTGGTTTATTCGACACACTACCTTTGATTTCCCCACTCTTCAGATGTACGGAGTTTTTTCAAAAATCAAATAG
- a CDS encoding PglZ domain-containing protein produces MSVSDFVRQQLHQRLEQHRIVVWYDSDRAFADFIQSFQADSCVVVSTVESILNSRRQAEAVYRQMNEPDDLAKAGLNLLIYVPRKRGIIEDEKRQDPFEVFAWAGVAFGDKEAEQLESLARQAIPERTIEITRLFAQGSPTLSMLDRLQFHHRSPLLLEALGTDSPSEAIALVLCLDEKSQRIDSVKGCLKEFLPLLATEIGFKPLLKAKSWTEIRKQLGQYVLFNEFALDLPCELPQSFSALPRAEASHELVIFAVCDRMRDSSDLRSGYVQLAVQVENQLQLSNLTENLAQLGTRDTFPFAEKRYLHQVLEYVQQDNLADAQRILTQRRHSIWNNHLERGNIWMIVERCVTFLATSNAVEDLSKKSLQSMSLRQIISAYAPPDRWGWAELDRHQRLFEQGATAYAGDGGEIESLVEFCRRRYLEVALAIQDRFLNCVQKEGWFPEGVLRQTQVFDQYVAPLLEQNNNKVAFFLADSLRFEMGRDLAEALEQLGEVETLPVASVLPTTTPCGMAALMPNADGTLRLVESDGELIPVLGERKLEESRHRMRLLQEKYGDRFKDIEPEDILSKKVNALGKQLASVDLLVVRTKDPDRIAESIGNMKARKYLSDVVSEMVNTIRRLSTIGFTHFVISADHGHVLVDEIPLGDVIPKPKGEWLKTKRRSLLGQFISGESPNTIIFKTEQVGIQGDAQDLCVAKGFKVFQQVEGYFHEGISLQEAIVPLVILRSQGKITTQSKPNIFLRYKFNYFANKVINLRVCYEYLLPEPIQVRIEAYDGSTIKAKRVGEATDCDARDERTGEIILQPNQEISVPILLESDDISCSKIELRAIDPQTGVIWAKLELENRLLD; encoded by the coding sequence ATGAGCGTTTCAGACTTTGTTCGCCAACAATTACACCAAAGATTGGAACAGCACCGTATTGTCGTTTGGTACGATAGCGATCGCGCTTTTGCTGATTTTATTCAATCTTTCCAAGCTGACTCTTGTGTAGTCGTATCTACTGTTGAGTCTATTTTGAACTCCCGTCGTCAAGCCGAAGCCGTTTACCGCCAGATGAACGAGCCTGATGACTTAGCCAAAGCTGGGTTGAATCTCCTCATTTACGTACCCCGCAAGCGTGGAATAATAGAAGATGAAAAGCGGCAAGATCCGTTTGAAGTTTTCGCATGGGCTGGTGTAGCGTTTGGCGACAAAGAAGCAGAACAGTTAGAATCTCTTGCCAGACAAGCAATACCAGAACGAACTATAGAAATTACTAGGCTATTTGCCCAAGGTAGTCCAACACTATCGATGTTAGATAGATTACAGTTCCATCACCGTTCGCCTTTACTGCTAGAGGCGCTAGGTACTGACTCACCATCAGAAGCGATCGCCTTAGTCCTCTGCCTAGATGAAAAATCACAACGAATTGATTCCGTCAAAGGTTGTTTAAAAGAATTTTTGCCCTTACTAGCGACGGAGATTGGCTTTAAACCTCTATTAAAAGCTAAATCATGGACAGAAATTAGAAAGCAACTCGGTCAGTATGTGCTATTCAACGAGTTTGCCCTCGACCTACCTTGTGAACTTCCACAATCGTTCAGCGCCTTACCCAGAGCCGAAGCTAGCCATGAATTAGTAATTTTTGCAGTGTGCGATCGGATGCGAGACAGTTCTGACTTGCGATCGGGCTATGTTCAGCTAGCAGTACAAGTAGAAAATCAATTACAACTTAGCAATCTCACAGAAAATTTAGCTCAACTAGGTACTAGAGATACCTTCCCCTTTGCAGAAAAGCGATACTTACACCAAGTGCTGGAGTATGTGCAACAGGATAACTTAGCAGATGCCCAAAGGATTTTAACGCAACGCCGTCATTCTATCTGGAACAACCACTTGGAACGAGGTAATATTTGGATGATAGTCGAGCGTTGCGTCACATTTCTTGCCACAAGCAATGCTGTAGAAGACTTGTCAAAAAAATCTTTACAGTCAATGTCTTTGCGCCAAATCATCTCTGCATACGCACCCCCAGATCGCTGGGGATGGGCAGAACTAGACCGTCATCAGCGACTATTTGAACAGGGTGCAACCGCTTATGCGGGAGATGGGGGAGAGATAGAATCTTTGGTCGAATTTTGCCGCCGACGTTACTTAGAAGTGGCATTAGCAATCCAAGACCGCTTCCTTAACTGTGTTCAGAAAGAAGGTTGGTTTCCCGAAGGTGTGTTGCGACAAACCCAAGTATTTGACCAGTATGTAGCTCCCCTACTGGAACAGAACAACAACAAAGTTGCATTTTTTCTAGCTGATTCCCTGCGCTTCGAGATGGGGCGAGACTTGGCAGAAGCTTTAGAACAGTTGGGCGAAGTCGAAACTTTACCAGTAGCATCTGTTTTACCCACAACTACACCTTGCGGTATGGCAGCACTGATGCCCAATGCTGATGGTACGCTCAGACTAGTAGAATCAGACGGAGAGCTAATTCCTGTCTTAGGTGAAAGGAAATTGGAAGAGTCCAGGCATCGGATGCGACTGCTACAGGAAAAATACGGCGATCGCTTCAAAGATATCGAACCGGAAGATATTCTCAGCAAAAAGGTAAATGCCTTGGGCAAGCAGTTAGCCTCTGTGGATTTATTAGTTGTCCGCACCAAAGACCCTGACCGCATTGCTGAAAGTATTGGCAACATGAAAGCTCGAAAATATCTTTCTGATGTAGTCAGTGAAATGGTAAATACAATTCGTCGATTATCTACAATTGGGTTCACCCATTTTGTCATTAGTGCAGATCATGGTCACGTCCTAGTTGACGAAATACCATTAGGAGATGTGATTCCCAAACCAAAGGGTGAATGGTTGAAAACTAAGCGTAGGAGTTTGCTAGGGCAATTTATATCTGGCGAATCTCCAAATACAATTATCTTCAAAACTGAGCAGGTTGGTATCCAAGGAGATGCCCAAGACCTCTGTGTTGCCAAAGGCTTTAAAGTTTTCCAGCAAGTTGAAGGTTACTTCCACGAAGGCATTAGCTTGCAGGAAGCGATCGTGCCATTGGTAATTTTGCGATCGCAAGGCAAAATTACTACTCAGAGTAAGCCGAATATTTTTCTGCGTTATAAGTTCAATTACTTTGCCAACAAAGTAATCAATCTGCGAGTCTGCTATGAATATTTGCTACCAGAACCAATACAAGTCCGCATCGAAGCTTACGATGGCTCAACAATAAAAGCCAAGCGAGTAGGTGAAGCAACCGACTGCGATGCTAGAGACGAACGAACTGGAGAAATTATTCTTCAGCCAAATCAAGAAATTTCAGTTCCTATTTTACTGGAGTCCGACGACATTTCATGCTCCAAAATTGAGCTGCGAGCAATTGATCCACAAACTGGCGTAATTTGGGCAAAGTTAGAACTAGAAAATCGCTTACTAGATTAA
- the brxL gene encoding protease Lon-related BREX system protein BrxL: protein MFQDALDQKVNQIFPGKVVRKDLLHQIKGGENVPSYVLEYLLGKYCASDDEDEIRIGVQAVKETLQSNYFRHDEANKAQALVEQRGRHRFIDRIEVRYLASENKYWAAMDHFSYSRIHVADRFYRQYERLLEGGIWGLVDVEFQPTEEEGAKASPFHIADLRPIQLARFNIDEYAEGRRSLSRDEWIDILLRSVGLEPTQIEQRLKLLLLTRFIPFVEKNYNFIELGPRGTGKSYAYSEMSPYSILISGGKASTANLFYNNARRQVGLVGHWDVVAFDEVGGLKVTDADAIQIMKDYMANGRFSRGITQVLADASLVFIGNLNQPVETLVQNTATDLFQPLPKEFDLALLDRMHFYLPGWEVPKNSKNLLTEHYGFVTDYLAEAFRTLRKQNRFDEVEKVFRFGSHVEGRDAIAAKKTVSGLLKIIHPDGEWTKENLTEYVELALEGRRRVKEQLKKRGSFEFYKTSFSYIDQESDTEMTVCVPEQGSAGIISQEPLPPGTVYTATANEEARVGLYRLEVACTSGTGKLRTPTGLDKALKESLNRAFSYLQSIKERKGLNETLGLKDIYAEAVDLSGSRVECPCGVAFFVAIISAIQNRQIQAGTLILGDLTIQGNIKGPASIVESLQLAMESGALRVLVPLSNKSQFAGLPEEVVEKLDIVFYGDVDRAVIKSVEI from the coding sequence ATGTTTCAAGATGCCTTAGACCAAAAAGTTAATCAAATATTTCCAGGAAAGGTAGTACGTAAGGACTTGCTACATCAAATCAAGGGCGGAGAAAACGTACCATCCTATGTACTGGAATATCTTCTGGGAAAGTACTGCGCCTCAGATGATGAAGATGAAATCCGCATTGGCGTTCAGGCTGTCAAAGAAACACTGCAAAGCAACTACTTCCGCCACGATGAGGCTAACAAAGCCCAAGCACTAGTAGAACAACGAGGACGACATCGATTTATAGACCGTATAGAAGTTCGTTATCTCGCCAGTGAAAACAAATATTGGGCAGCAATGGATCACTTTAGTTACTCCAGAATTCATGTTGCTGACCGATTTTATCGACAATATGAACGACTTTTAGAAGGTGGAATTTGGGGTCTTGTAGATGTTGAATTTCAACCAACTGAAGAAGAAGGTGCCAAAGCAAGTCCCTTTCACATTGCGGACTTAAGACCAATTCAGTTAGCAAGATTTAACATTGATGAATATGCAGAAGGTCGTCGCAGTTTGAGCCGTGATGAATGGATTGATATTTTGCTGCGGAGTGTGGGTTTAGAACCTACCCAAATAGAACAACGCTTGAAATTGCTGTTACTGACTCGGTTTATTCCCTTTGTCGAAAAAAATTATAACTTCATTGAGCTAGGGCCACGAGGAACTGGTAAATCCTATGCCTATAGTGAAATGTCACCTTACAGCATCTTAATTTCTGGTGGGAAAGCCAGTACTGCGAATCTTTTTTACAACAATGCCCGCCGTCAAGTAGGTCTGGTTGGTCATTGGGATGTTGTAGCTTTTGATGAAGTCGGGGGTTTAAAAGTTACGGATGCAGATGCAATTCAGATTATGAAAGATTACATGGCTAACGGTCGGTTTAGCCGTGGGATTACTCAAGTTTTAGCTGATGCCTCCTTGGTCTTTATTGGTAATCTTAACCAACCTGTTGAAACTTTAGTGCAAAATACTGCAACAGACTTATTTCAGCCATTACCAAAAGAATTTGACCTGGCTTTACTTGACCGGATGCACTTCTACTTGCCAGGGTGGGAAGTGCCAAAAAACTCCAAGAATTTGCTGACAGAACACTATGGTTTTGTCACTGACTATTTAGCTGAAGCGTTTCGTACTCTCAGAAAACAAAATCGGTTTGATGAAGTCGAGAAAGTCTTCCGTTTTGGTTCTCATGTAGAAGGACGAGATGCGATCGCTGCCAAAAAAACCGTTAGTGGATTACTTAAAATTATCCATCCAGACGGAGAATGGACAAAGGAGAACCTGACAGAGTATGTAGAACTAGCCTTAGAAGGACGTAGACGAGTTAAAGAACAACTCAAAAAGCGAGGTTCTTTTGAGTTCTACAAAACCAGCTTTTCTTACATCGACCAGGAAAGTGATACAGAGATGACTGTATGTGTACCAGAACAAGGTAGTGCTGGAATCATCTCTCAGGAACCTTTACCCCCAGGCACAGTGTACACGGCCACAGCAAATGAAGAGGCCAGAGTTGGTCTTTACCGCCTGGAAGTTGCTTGTACATCGGGGACAGGAAAATTGCGAACCCCTACAGGGCTAGACAAAGCTTTAAAAGAATCATTAAACAGGGCTTTCAGCTATCTTCAAAGTATAAAGGAAAGGAAAGGACTTAACGAGACTCTGGGACTGAAAGACATTTATGCTGAAGCTGTGGACTTATCTGGAAGCCGTGTTGAATGCCCTTGCGGTGTAGCGTTTTTTGTCGCTATTATTTCAGCCATACAGAATCGTCAAATTCAAGCCGGAACTCTGATTTTGGGCGATTTAACAATTCAAGGGAATATCAAAGGCCCTGCTTCAATTGTCGAATCACTGCAACTAGCAATGGAAAGCGGAGCGCTACGAGTTTTAGTACCACTTTCTAATAAGAGCCAATTTGCAGGTTTACCAGAAGAGGTTGTCGAAAAGCTTGATATTGTGTTTTACGGTGATGTTGACCGAGCAGTAATTAAGAGCGTTGAAATTTAA
- a CDS encoding DNA cytosine methyltransferase, which produces MVSSISTVDLFCGAGGLTHGFEQAGLPVKAGYDIDRACKFPYEYNNKAKFILQDVGYLSGSDLAKHFSGSSIRVLAGCAPCQPFSSYSRRYNDKESKWKLCRDFARLVEECEPEIVSMENVLQLKHHPVFHEFIDKLENLNYFLESYEVNCLNYGIPQSRKRLVLLASKFGKVNLIPPTHNAEKYETVRKVIEHLEPLSAGQKSKIDRLHICSKLSNLNLCRIRASKPGGTWRDWPRELIAECHTKKSGKTYPAVYGRMEWDRPSPTITTQCFGFGNGRFGHPEQDRAISLREAALLQSFPADYEFVASDEALGLSHIGRLIGNAVPVKLGEVIAQSILNHLEVVR; this is translated from the coding sequence ATGGTTAGCAGCATCTCTACAGTAGATCTGTTTTGTGGTGCTGGAGGACTAACTCATGGGTTTGAGCAAGCAGGTCTTCCAGTCAAAGCTGGATATGATATTGATCGAGCTTGTAAATTTCCATACGAATACAATAATAAAGCAAAATTTATACTGCAAGATGTAGGATATCTTAGCGGTTCTGATCTGGCAAAGCATTTTTCTGGCAGCAGCATTAGAGTTTTAGCAGGATGTGCCCCTTGTCAACCATTTTCAAGTTATTCAAGACGTTATAACGATAAAGAATCAAAGTGGAAGCTATGCCGTGATTTTGCTCGTCTGGTAGAAGAATGTGAACCAGAGATTGTTTCAATGGAAAATGTGCTTCAGTTAAAACACCATCCAGTATTTCATGAATTTATCGATAAATTAGAAAATTTAAACTATTTTTTGGAATCTTATGAAGTTAACTGTCTAAATTATGGAATCCCTCAATCTCGAAAGCGATTAGTTTTACTGGCTTCAAAATTTGGCAAAGTTAACTTAATTCCACCAACACATAATGCAGAAAAATACGAAACAGTAAGAAAAGTTATTGAACATCTTGAACCACTTTCTGCGGGTCAAAAATCTAAGATAGACCGACTCCATATATGCAGTAAGCTATCTAATCTGAATCTTTGTCGTATTCGTGCTTCAAAACCCGGAGGAACTTGGCGAGATTGGCCTAGAGAATTAATTGCAGAATGTCACACAAAAAAGAGTGGTAAAACTTATCCTGCGGTCTATGGTCGGATGGAATGGGATAGACCTAGCCCGACTATCACTACACAGTGTTTTGGATTTGGTAACGGTCGTTTTGGACATCCTGAACAAGATAGGGCTATATCTCTTAGGGAAGCTGCATTACTACAAAGTTTTCCAGCAGATTACGAATTTGTCGCTAGTGATGAGGCTTTAGGATTAAGTCATATAGGGCGATTGATTGGAAATGCTGTTCCTGTTAAACTAGGCGAAGTTATCGCTCAAAGCATACTAAATCACCTTGAAGTTGTCCGTTAA
- a CDS encoding MAE_28990/MAE_18760 family HEPN-like nuclease, translating to MTSALFQDFNERSKEVSKYFIFLKTLEDGTTKLSMQGKEGNPKIRKIDSELIKTLKASGFLLLYNLVEATMRNAIETIFGELSSKGVSYDQIRPELKKIVLQNLKKRNPDKIFSSITAISIDIITAGFDKENLFSGNIDGKLIRTTADEYGFSHTTDYAKTAHGSDLITIKTNRNLLAHGFKSFAEVGRDKTADELLKIKSKVIRYLRQILQNIENYLVNEDYLDLSIRGNP from the coding sequence ATGACCAGTGCATTATTTCAGGATTTCAATGAACGCTCTAAAGAAGTAAGCAAATATTTTATTTTTTTGAAGACCTTAGAAGATGGCACTACTAAATTAAGTATGCAAGGTAAAGAAGGAAACCCCAAAATTAGAAAAATTGATTCTGAGTTAATAAAAACTTTGAAAGCAAGCGGGTTTTTATTGCTCTATAATCTTGTGGAAGCAACAATGCGAAATGCTATCGAAACAATATTTGGTGAACTTAGCAGTAAAGGGGTTTCCTACGATCAAATTAGACCTGAACTTAAGAAAATAGTCCTTCAAAACCTCAAAAAACGAAATCCTGATAAAATATTTTCGAGCATCACAGCTATCTCTATTGATATTATTACAGCTGGATTTGATAAAGAAAATCTATTCTCAGGCAATATTGATGGAAAACTAATCAGAACTACGGCGGATGAGTATGGATTTTCACATACAACTGACTATGCTAAAACGGCACATGGAAGTGATTTAATAACTATTAAAACAAACAGAAATCTTTTGGCACATGGCTTTAAATCTTTTGCAGAGGTAGGACGAGATAAAACTGCTGATGAGCTTTTAAAGATTAAGAGTAAAGTGATTAGATATTTGAGACAAATTCTACAAAATATTGAAAATTATTTAGTTAATGAGGACTATTTGGATTTATCTATTAGAGGAAATCCTTAA
- a CDS encoding DUF262 domain-containing protein yields the protein MAKAPNIPPLEPEITDEQREAAEAEIREKQKIVDYDTKEYPVEVLVQKYRDGLNEDINELYIPDYQREMIWEESRQSKFIESIMLGLPIPYIFVADLRPKDDDDSDDEARLEIVDGTQRIRTLDRFINNELKLCELDKLQKLNDFKFKDLPLARRRRFNRATIRMIVLTDKADEEIRRDLFERINTGSVELNDMEKRRGISPGPFVNLLEELAKYPKFRKLCPFSKTLVSKREPEEFVLRFFAYLNNYNKFERRVDLFLNEYLEKYNHSGIDREAMRNEFHAMLDFVEEYFPNGFSKKEGHVRTPRIRFEAISVGVALALREKSDLKPQSMHWLDSPEFKDYTTSDASNSRPKVIKRIEYVRDQLLGKL from the coding sequence ATGGCAAAAGCCCCAAATATACCACCACTAGAACCAGAAATTACAGATGAGCAAAGAGAAGCAGCAGAAGCAGAAATTCGTGAAAAACAAAAAATAGTTGACTATGACACAAAAGAGTATCCAGTGGAAGTACTTGTCCAAAAATATAGAGATGGGCTGAATGAGGACATTAATGAGTTGTATATACCAGACTATCAACGGGAGATGATTTGGGAAGAATCTCGGCAGTCAAAGTTTATTGAATCTATTATGCTAGGACTACCAATTCCATATATTTTTGTTGCTGATTTACGACCAAAAGATGATGATGATAGTGATGATGAAGCTCGGTTAGAAATTGTTGATGGTACTCAGCGTATTCGTACACTAGACAGATTCATAAATAATGAGTTAAAGCTTTGTGAGTTAGACAAACTACAAAAACTTAACGACTTCAAATTTAAAGATTTACCACTGGCACGAAGAAGACGCTTCAATCGGGCTACCATTCGCATGATTGTACTAACGGATAAAGCTGATGAAGAAATAAGAAGGGATCTGTTTGAGCGGATCAATACAGGTAGTGTCGAACTAAACGACATGGAGAAGCGTAGAGGCATATCTCCAGGCCCATTTGTTAATCTTCTTGAAGAACTTGCTAAATATCCTAAATTTCGCAAGCTATGTCCATTCTCAAAAACACTTGTGAGTAAACGCGAACCAGAAGAATTTGTGTTACGTTTTTTCGCATACCTAAATAACTACAATAAATTTGAGAGACGCGTTGATCTTTTTCTCAATGAATACCTAGAGAAATATAACCATAGTGGAATAGACAGAGAAGCTATGCGAAATGAATTTCACGCAATGTTAGATTTTGTTGAAGAATATTTCCCAAATGGATTTAGCAAAAAAGAAGGACATGTAAGAACACCAAGAATTAGATTTGAGGCAATTTCTGTAGGTGTTGCACTTGCGCTGAGAGAAAAAAGCGATCTTAAACCTCAATCAATGCACTGGCTTGACTCACCAGAATTTAAGGATTACACCACGTCAGATGCAAGTAATTCCAGACCTAAAGTAATTAAGCGTATTGAGTATGTGCGCGATCAACTTCTCGGTAAATTATGA